Proteins from a genomic interval of Capsicum annuum cultivar UCD-10X-F1 chromosome 4, UCD10Xv1.1, whole genome shotgun sequence:
- the LOC107866899 gene encoding uncharacterized protein LOC107866899 isoform X6 has product MRRFCMFLHLLLPFYNELLDSLKSTLICNLASKKRIRRLISPPLSISKRANHMSDGAETLRKYVSKSKLNLNRCGSSRCMEEELEGPITKDEEEVAETLYALAGMIPDTDTLSESKINSQLPEVKSLDLPEPETSVIASGVVTAEQDMKTTGSQFSAEALDQFPDVAASAGEAAKSKSFDNASQCDTSTNTEQLKISQQPVVAYQANQQNIHKEKRNNGIAGSSLWPGLSAVGSSCSGILDSSQFPIAKCPVWFRSTGSELQAQNAESCLPTLKDSHVPLDLRKSFKRCAAHVYISRLTKVLQSGVRSGTISSHTSQSSSPDGVKQEIRIIQNSPTGKVNDDMHGIVSTGSTASTAEKNPTELRNAILLHKRLLQDQQQASTTSGFSSLAKQNVDFLSLSAGSYVIKGTNGANITGHNLEAPISSHKHPALQFWPPQNGYSSAPFRYHPATATAQQVLLPPYLGGASICPSREATMALPKQMSQQNELQKPHFAGQYKFGVTASQMGDWLNAGRQMPIFGLSQAQFAAPSSSAEALSSKYAPPLLNEQELMSTSASRATSRMRGQYYSFPSGMEGNGHGLYPNNVPSLQLLCNDRR; this is encoded by the exons aTGAGAAGATTCTGTatgtttcttcatcttcttctcccttTTTATAATGAACTTTTGGATTCACTAAAAAGTACTTTAATCTGCAATTTGG CTAGCAAGAAGAGAATTCGCCGGCTCATCTCTCCACCTTTGTCAATTTCCAAAAGGGCGAATCACATGTCAGATGGAGCTGAAACACTAAGGAAATATGTCAGCAAGTCCAAGCTTAATTTG AATCGTTGTGGCTCAAGTCGGTGTATGGAGGAGGAGCTTGAAGGCCCAATCaccaaagatgaagaggaagtggCTGAAACCTTGTATGCTTTGGCTGGTATGATCCCAGACACTGACACCTTGAGCGAAAGCAAAATAAATAGTCAGCTTCCGGAAGTGAAATCATTGGATTTACCAGAACCTGAGACTTCTGTGATTGCAAGTGGAG TTGTAACAGCAGAGCAGGACATGAAGACAACTGGCTCCCAATTCAGTGCTGAAGCTTTGGATCAGTTTCCAGATGTAGCTGCTTCTGCCGGAGAAGCTGCTAAATCAAAATCATTTGATAATGCTTCCCAGTGTGATACATCTACCAACACAGAGCAACTCAAAATTTCACAGCAACCA GTTGTTGCTTATCAAGCCAACCAACAAAACATACACAAGGAGAAGAGGAATAATGGTATAGCCG GTTCATCATTGTGGCCAGGCTTGTCTGCAGTAGGGTCGTCTTGTTCCGGCATACTTGATTCTTCACA GTTTCCAATTGCCAAATGTCCTGTCTGGTTCAGAAGCACTGGTTCTGAACTTCAAGCTCAAAATGCAGAATCTTGTCTCCCAACCTTGAAG GATTCTCATGTTCCACTTGATTTGAGGAAGTCATTTAAGAGGTGTGCTGCTCATGTTTATATAAGTCGGCTGACTAAAGTCTTACAGTCTGGGGTAAGAAGCGGCACCATCTCCTCGCATACTTCTCAGTCTTCATCTCCTGATGGAGTGAAGCAAGAGATTCGTATAATTCAGAACAGCCCAACTGGAAAGGTGAATGATGATATGCATGGAATTGTTTCTACTGGGAGCACTGCCTCTACTGCTGAGAAAAATCCAACTGAACTTAGAAATGCAATCCTTTTGCACAAAAGACTCCTCCAAGATCAGCAACAGGCTTCTACTACATCTGGGTTCAGTTCTTTAGCAAAGCAG AACGTCGATTTCCTTTCATTGTCAGCTGGAAGTTATGTGATAAAAGGCACTAATGGCGCTAATATTACTGGTCATAACCTTGAAGCGCCCATAAGCTCACATAAACATCCAGCCCTGCAATTCTGGCCGCCCCAGAATGGTTATTCATCTGCACCTTTCCGTTACCATCCTGCAACAGCAACAGCTCAACAG GTTCTGCTGCCTCCATATCTTGGAGGTGCATCAATTTGTCCGTCAAGAGAAGCTACTATGGCCTTACCAAAACAAATGTCACAGCAGAATGAACTACAAAAACCCCATTTCGCTGGTCAGTACAAGTTTGGAGTCACTGCCTCACAAATGGGAGACTGGCTAAATGCAGGGCGACAAATGCCTATCTTTGGACTTTCTCAAGCGCAATTTGCAGCGCCTTCTTCCTCTGCGGAAGCACTTTCTTCCAAGTATGCTCCACCCTTATTGAATGAGCAGGAGCTTATGTCCACTTCTGCGTCACGAGCTACTTCAAGGATGAGAGGACAATATTACAGTTTCCCTTCTGGCATGGAAGGAAACGGACATGGACTCTACCCCAATAATGTGCCTTCATTGCAGCTTCTTTGCAATGATCGTCGTTGA
- the LOC107866899 gene encoding uncharacterized protein LOC107866899 isoform X1 yields MIEEKGAKFSMDNSEMGCLRSDGIEEIHPDVSVRKRFKFPKKFFDECNGVDHASVPRKVRSASKKRIRRLISPPLSISKRANHMSDGAETLRKYVSKSKLNLNRCGSSRCMEEELEGPITKDEEEVAETLYALAGMIPDTDTLSESKINSQLPEVKSLDLPEPETSVIASGVVTAEQDMKTTGSQFSAEALDQFPDVAASAGEAAKSKSFDNASQCDTSTNTEQLKISQQPVVAYQANQQNIHKEKRNNGIAGSSLWPGLSAVGSSCSGILDSSQFPIAKCPVWFRSTGSELQAQNAESCLPTLKDSHVPLDLRKSFKRCAAHVYISRLTKVLQSGVRSGTISSHTSQSSSPDGVKQEIRIIQNSPTGKVNDDMHGIVSTGSTASTAEKNPTELRNAILLHKRLLQDQQQASTTSGFSSLAKQNVDFLSLSAGSYVIKGTNGANITGHNLEAPISSHKHPALQFWPPQNGYSSAPFRYHPATATAQQMQVLLPPYLGGASICPSREATMALPKQMSQQNELQKPHFAGQYKFGVTASQMGDWLNAGRQMPIFGLSQAQFAAPSSSAEALSSKYAPPLLNEQELMSTSASRATSRMRGQYYSFPSGMEGNGHGLYPNNVPSLQLLCNDRR; encoded by the exons atgattgaagaaaaaggggCAAAATTCAGTATGGACAACAGTGAAATGGGTTGTTTAAGGTCTGATGGTATTGAGGAGATTCATCCCGATGTTTCTGTTCGGAAGCGATTCAAGTTTCCGAAAAAG TTTTTTGATGAGTGTAATGGAGTAGATCATGCTTCTGTTCCTCGGAAAGTACGTTCAG CTAGCAAGAAGAGAATTCGCCGGCTCATCTCTCCACCTTTGTCAATTTCCAAAAGGGCGAATCACATGTCAGATGGAGCTGAAACACTAAGGAAATATGTCAGCAAGTCCAAGCTTAATTTG AATCGTTGTGGCTCAAGTCGGTGTATGGAGGAGGAGCTTGAAGGCCCAATCaccaaagatgaagaggaagtggCTGAAACCTTGTATGCTTTGGCTGGTATGATCCCAGACACTGACACCTTGAGCGAAAGCAAAATAAATAGTCAGCTTCCGGAAGTGAAATCATTGGATTTACCAGAACCTGAGACTTCTGTGATTGCAAGTGGAG TTGTAACAGCAGAGCAGGACATGAAGACAACTGGCTCCCAATTCAGTGCTGAAGCTTTGGATCAGTTTCCAGATGTAGCTGCTTCTGCCGGAGAAGCTGCTAAATCAAAATCATTTGATAATGCTTCCCAGTGTGATACATCTACCAACACAGAGCAACTCAAAATTTCACAGCAACCA GTTGTTGCTTATCAAGCCAACCAACAAAACATACACAAGGAGAAGAGGAATAATGGTATAGCCG GTTCATCATTGTGGCCAGGCTTGTCTGCAGTAGGGTCGTCTTGTTCCGGCATACTTGATTCTTCACA GTTTCCAATTGCCAAATGTCCTGTCTGGTTCAGAAGCACTGGTTCTGAACTTCAAGCTCAAAATGCAGAATCTTGTCTCCCAACCTTGAAG GATTCTCATGTTCCACTTGATTTGAGGAAGTCATTTAAGAGGTGTGCTGCTCATGTTTATATAAGTCGGCTGACTAAAGTCTTACAGTCTGGGGTAAGAAGCGGCACCATCTCCTCGCATACTTCTCAGTCTTCATCTCCTGATGGAGTGAAGCAAGAGATTCGTATAATTCAGAACAGCCCAACTGGAAAGGTGAATGATGATATGCATGGAATTGTTTCTACTGGGAGCACTGCCTCTACTGCTGAGAAAAATCCAACTGAACTTAGAAATGCAATCCTTTTGCACAAAAGACTCCTCCAAGATCAGCAACAGGCTTCTACTACATCTGGGTTCAGTTCTTTAGCAAAGCAG AACGTCGATTTCCTTTCATTGTCAGCTGGAAGTTATGTGATAAAAGGCACTAATGGCGCTAATATTACTGGTCATAACCTTGAAGCGCCCATAAGCTCACATAAACATCCAGCCCTGCAATTCTGGCCGCCCCAGAATGGTTATTCATCTGCACCTTTCCGTTACCATCCTGCAACAGCAACAGCTCAACAG ATGCAGGTTCTGCTGCCTCCATATCTTGGAGGTGCATCAATTTGTCCGTCAAGAGAAGCTACTATGGCCTTACCAAAACAAATGTCACAGCAGAATGAACTACAAAAACCCCATTTCGCTGGTCAGTACAAGTTTGGAGTCACTGCCTCACAAATGGGAGACTGGCTAAATGCAGGGCGACAAATGCCTATCTTTGGACTTTCTCAAGCGCAATTTGCAGCGCCTTCTTCCTCTGCGGAAGCACTTTCTTCCAAGTATGCTCCACCCTTATTGAATGAGCAGGAGCTTATGTCCACTTCTGCGTCACGAGCTACTTCAAGGATGAGAGGACAATATTACAGTTTCCCTTCTGGCATGGAAGGAAACGGACATGGACTCTACCCCAATAATGTGCCTTCATTGCAGCTTCTTTGCAATGATCGTCGTTGA
- the LOC107866899 gene encoding uncharacterized protein LOC107866899 isoform X2 — translation MIEEKGAKFSMDNSEMGCLRSDGIEEIHPDVSVRKRFKFPKKFFDECNGVDHASVPRKVRSASKKRIRRLISPPLSISKRANHMSDGAETLRKYVSKSKLNLNRCGSSRCMEEELEGPITKDEEEVAETLYALAGMIPDTDTLSESKINSQLPEVKSLDLPEPETSVIASGVVTAEQDMKTTGSQFSAEALDQFPDVAASAGEAAKSKSFDNASQCDTSTNTEQLKISQQPVVAYQANQQNIHKEKRNNGIAGSSLWPGLSAVGSSCSGILDSSQFPIAKCPVWFRSTGSELQAQNAESCLPTLKDSHVPLDLRKSFKRCAAHVYISRLTKVLQSGVRSGTISSHTSQSSSPDGVKQEIRIIQNSPTGKVNDDMHGIVSTGSTASTAEKNPTELRNAILLHKRLLQDQQQASTTSGFSSLAKQNVDFLSLSAGSYVIKGTNGANITGHNLEAPISSHKHPALQFWPPQNGYSSAPFRYHPATATAQQVLLPPYLGGASICPSREATMALPKQMSQQNELQKPHFAGQYKFGVTASQMGDWLNAGRQMPIFGLSQAQFAAPSSSAEALSSKYAPPLLNEQELMSTSASRATSRMRGQYYSFPSGMEGNGHGLYPNNVPSLQLLCNDRR, via the exons atgattgaagaaaaaggggCAAAATTCAGTATGGACAACAGTGAAATGGGTTGTTTAAGGTCTGATGGTATTGAGGAGATTCATCCCGATGTTTCTGTTCGGAAGCGATTCAAGTTTCCGAAAAAG TTTTTTGATGAGTGTAATGGAGTAGATCATGCTTCTGTTCCTCGGAAAGTACGTTCAG CTAGCAAGAAGAGAATTCGCCGGCTCATCTCTCCACCTTTGTCAATTTCCAAAAGGGCGAATCACATGTCAGATGGAGCTGAAACACTAAGGAAATATGTCAGCAAGTCCAAGCTTAATTTG AATCGTTGTGGCTCAAGTCGGTGTATGGAGGAGGAGCTTGAAGGCCCAATCaccaaagatgaagaggaagtggCTGAAACCTTGTATGCTTTGGCTGGTATGATCCCAGACACTGACACCTTGAGCGAAAGCAAAATAAATAGTCAGCTTCCGGAAGTGAAATCATTGGATTTACCAGAACCTGAGACTTCTGTGATTGCAAGTGGAG TTGTAACAGCAGAGCAGGACATGAAGACAACTGGCTCCCAATTCAGTGCTGAAGCTTTGGATCAGTTTCCAGATGTAGCTGCTTCTGCCGGAGAAGCTGCTAAATCAAAATCATTTGATAATGCTTCCCAGTGTGATACATCTACCAACACAGAGCAACTCAAAATTTCACAGCAACCA GTTGTTGCTTATCAAGCCAACCAACAAAACATACACAAGGAGAAGAGGAATAATGGTATAGCCG GTTCATCATTGTGGCCAGGCTTGTCTGCAGTAGGGTCGTCTTGTTCCGGCATACTTGATTCTTCACA GTTTCCAATTGCCAAATGTCCTGTCTGGTTCAGAAGCACTGGTTCTGAACTTCAAGCTCAAAATGCAGAATCTTGTCTCCCAACCTTGAAG GATTCTCATGTTCCACTTGATTTGAGGAAGTCATTTAAGAGGTGTGCTGCTCATGTTTATATAAGTCGGCTGACTAAAGTCTTACAGTCTGGGGTAAGAAGCGGCACCATCTCCTCGCATACTTCTCAGTCTTCATCTCCTGATGGAGTGAAGCAAGAGATTCGTATAATTCAGAACAGCCCAACTGGAAAGGTGAATGATGATATGCATGGAATTGTTTCTACTGGGAGCACTGCCTCTACTGCTGAGAAAAATCCAACTGAACTTAGAAATGCAATCCTTTTGCACAAAAGACTCCTCCAAGATCAGCAACAGGCTTCTACTACATCTGGGTTCAGTTCTTTAGCAAAGCAG AACGTCGATTTCCTTTCATTGTCAGCTGGAAGTTATGTGATAAAAGGCACTAATGGCGCTAATATTACTGGTCATAACCTTGAAGCGCCCATAAGCTCACATAAACATCCAGCCCTGCAATTCTGGCCGCCCCAGAATGGTTATTCATCTGCACCTTTCCGTTACCATCCTGCAACAGCAACAGCTCAACAG GTTCTGCTGCCTCCATATCTTGGAGGTGCATCAATTTGTCCGTCAAGAGAAGCTACTATGGCCTTACCAAAACAAATGTCACAGCAGAATGAACTACAAAAACCCCATTTCGCTGGTCAGTACAAGTTTGGAGTCACTGCCTCACAAATGGGAGACTGGCTAAATGCAGGGCGACAAATGCCTATCTTTGGACTTTCTCAAGCGCAATTTGCAGCGCCTTCTTCCTCTGCGGAAGCACTTTCTTCCAAGTATGCTCCACCCTTATTGAATGAGCAGGAGCTTATGTCCACTTCTGCGTCACGAGCTACTTCAAGGATGAGAGGACAATATTACAGTTTCCCTTCTGGCATGGAAGGAAACGGACATGGACTCTACCCCAATAATGTGCCTTCATTGCAGCTTCTTTGCAATGATCGTCGTTGA
- the LOC107866899 gene encoding uncharacterized protein LOC107866899 isoform X5: protein MRRFCMFLHLLLPFYNELLDSLKSTLICNLASKKRIRRLISPPLSISKRANHMSDGAETLRKYVSKSKLNLNRCGSSRCMEEELEGPITKDEEEVAETLYALAGMIPDTDTLSESKINSQLPEVKSLDLPEPETSVIASGVVTAEQDMKTTGSQFSAEALDQFPDVAASAGEAAKSKSFDNASQCDTSTNTEQLKISQQPVVAYQANQQNIHKEKRNNGIAGSSLWPGLSAVGSSCSGILDSSQFPIAKCPVWFRSTGSELQAQNAESCLPTLKDSHVPLDLRKSFKRCAAHVYISRLTKVLQSGVRSGTISSHTSQSSSPDGVKQEIRIIQNSPTGKVNDDMHGIVSTGSTASTAEKNPTELRNAILLHKRLLQDQQQASTTSGFSSLAKQNVDFLSLSAGSYVIKGTNGANITGHNLEAPISSHKHPALQFWPPQNGYSSAPFRYHPATATAQQMQVLLPPYLGGASICPSREATMALPKQMSQQNELQKPHFAGQYKFGVTASQMGDWLNAGRQMPIFGLSQAQFAAPSSSAEALSSKYAPPLLNEQELMSTSASRATSRMRGQYYSFPSGMEGNGHGLYPNNVPSLQLLCNDRR from the exons aTGAGAAGATTCTGTatgtttcttcatcttcttctcccttTTTATAATGAACTTTTGGATTCACTAAAAAGTACTTTAATCTGCAATTTGG CTAGCAAGAAGAGAATTCGCCGGCTCATCTCTCCACCTTTGTCAATTTCCAAAAGGGCGAATCACATGTCAGATGGAGCTGAAACACTAAGGAAATATGTCAGCAAGTCCAAGCTTAATTTG AATCGTTGTGGCTCAAGTCGGTGTATGGAGGAGGAGCTTGAAGGCCCAATCaccaaagatgaagaggaagtggCTGAAACCTTGTATGCTTTGGCTGGTATGATCCCAGACACTGACACCTTGAGCGAAAGCAAAATAAATAGTCAGCTTCCGGAAGTGAAATCATTGGATTTACCAGAACCTGAGACTTCTGTGATTGCAAGTGGAG TTGTAACAGCAGAGCAGGACATGAAGACAACTGGCTCCCAATTCAGTGCTGAAGCTTTGGATCAGTTTCCAGATGTAGCTGCTTCTGCCGGAGAAGCTGCTAAATCAAAATCATTTGATAATGCTTCCCAGTGTGATACATCTACCAACACAGAGCAACTCAAAATTTCACAGCAACCA GTTGTTGCTTATCAAGCCAACCAACAAAACATACACAAGGAGAAGAGGAATAATGGTATAGCCG GTTCATCATTGTGGCCAGGCTTGTCTGCAGTAGGGTCGTCTTGTTCCGGCATACTTGATTCTTCACA GTTTCCAATTGCCAAATGTCCTGTCTGGTTCAGAAGCACTGGTTCTGAACTTCAAGCTCAAAATGCAGAATCTTGTCTCCCAACCTTGAAG GATTCTCATGTTCCACTTGATTTGAGGAAGTCATTTAAGAGGTGTGCTGCTCATGTTTATATAAGTCGGCTGACTAAAGTCTTACAGTCTGGGGTAAGAAGCGGCACCATCTCCTCGCATACTTCTCAGTCTTCATCTCCTGATGGAGTGAAGCAAGAGATTCGTATAATTCAGAACAGCCCAACTGGAAAGGTGAATGATGATATGCATGGAATTGTTTCTACTGGGAGCACTGCCTCTACTGCTGAGAAAAATCCAACTGAACTTAGAAATGCAATCCTTTTGCACAAAAGACTCCTCCAAGATCAGCAACAGGCTTCTACTACATCTGGGTTCAGTTCTTTAGCAAAGCAG AACGTCGATTTCCTTTCATTGTCAGCTGGAAGTTATGTGATAAAAGGCACTAATGGCGCTAATATTACTGGTCATAACCTTGAAGCGCCCATAAGCTCACATAAACATCCAGCCCTGCAATTCTGGCCGCCCCAGAATGGTTATTCATCTGCACCTTTCCGTTACCATCCTGCAACAGCAACAGCTCAACAG ATGCAGGTTCTGCTGCCTCCATATCTTGGAGGTGCATCAATTTGTCCGTCAAGAGAAGCTACTATGGCCTTACCAAAACAAATGTCACAGCAGAATGAACTACAAAAACCCCATTTCGCTGGTCAGTACAAGTTTGGAGTCACTGCCTCACAAATGGGAGACTGGCTAAATGCAGGGCGACAAATGCCTATCTTTGGACTTTCTCAAGCGCAATTTGCAGCGCCTTCTTCCTCTGCGGAAGCACTTTCTTCCAAGTATGCTCCACCCTTATTGAATGAGCAGGAGCTTATGTCCACTTCTGCGTCACGAGCTACTTCAAGGATGAGAGGACAATATTACAGTTTCCCTTCTGGCATGGAAGGAAACGGACATGGACTCTACCCCAATAATGTGCCTTCATTGCAGCTTCTTTGCAATGATCGTCGTTGA
- the LOC107866899 gene encoding uncharacterized protein LOC107866899 isoform X8, with amino-acid sequence MSDGAETLRKYVSKSKLNLNRCGSSRCMEEELEGPITKDEEEVAETLYALAGMIPDTDTLSESKINSQLPEVKSLDLPEPETSVIASGVVTAEQDMKTTGSQFSAEALDQFPDVAASAGEAAKSKSFDNASQCDTSTNTEQLKISQQPVVAYQANQQNIHKEKRNNGIAGSSLWPGLSAVGSSCSGILDSSQFPIAKCPVWFRSTGSELQAQNAESCLPTLKDSHVPLDLRKSFKRCAAHVYISRLTKVLQSGVRSGTISSHTSQSSSPDGVKQEIRIIQNSPTGKVNDDMHGIVSTGSTASTAEKNPTELRNAILLHKRLLQDQQQASTTSGFSSLAKQNVDFLSLSAGSYVIKGTNGANITGHNLEAPISSHKHPALQFWPPQNGYSSAPFRYHPATATAQQMQVLLPPYLGGASICPSREATMALPKQMSQQNELQKPHFAGQYKFGVTASQMGDWLNAGRQMPIFGLSQAQFAAPSSSAEALSSKYAPPLLNEQELMSTSASRATSRMRGQYYSFPSGMEGNGHGLYPNNVPSLQLLCNDRR; translated from the exons ATGTCAGATGGAGCTGAAACACTAAGGAAATATGTCAGCAAGTCCAAGCTTAATTTG AATCGTTGTGGCTCAAGTCGGTGTATGGAGGAGGAGCTTGAAGGCCCAATCaccaaagatgaagaggaagtggCTGAAACCTTGTATGCTTTGGCTGGTATGATCCCAGACACTGACACCTTGAGCGAAAGCAAAATAAATAGTCAGCTTCCGGAAGTGAAATCATTGGATTTACCAGAACCTGAGACTTCTGTGATTGCAAGTGGAG TTGTAACAGCAGAGCAGGACATGAAGACAACTGGCTCCCAATTCAGTGCTGAAGCTTTGGATCAGTTTCCAGATGTAGCTGCTTCTGCCGGAGAAGCTGCTAAATCAAAATCATTTGATAATGCTTCCCAGTGTGATACATCTACCAACACAGAGCAACTCAAAATTTCACAGCAACCA GTTGTTGCTTATCAAGCCAACCAACAAAACATACACAAGGAGAAGAGGAATAATGGTATAGCCG GTTCATCATTGTGGCCAGGCTTGTCTGCAGTAGGGTCGTCTTGTTCCGGCATACTTGATTCTTCACA GTTTCCAATTGCCAAATGTCCTGTCTGGTTCAGAAGCACTGGTTCTGAACTTCAAGCTCAAAATGCAGAATCTTGTCTCCCAACCTTGAAG GATTCTCATGTTCCACTTGATTTGAGGAAGTCATTTAAGAGGTGTGCTGCTCATGTTTATATAAGTCGGCTGACTAAAGTCTTACAGTCTGGGGTAAGAAGCGGCACCATCTCCTCGCATACTTCTCAGTCTTCATCTCCTGATGGAGTGAAGCAAGAGATTCGTATAATTCAGAACAGCCCAACTGGAAAGGTGAATGATGATATGCATGGAATTGTTTCTACTGGGAGCACTGCCTCTACTGCTGAGAAAAATCCAACTGAACTTAGAAATGCAATCCTTTTGCACAAAAGACTCCTCCAAGATCAGCAACAGGCTTCTACTACATCTGGGTTCAGTTCTTTAGCAAAGCAG AACGTCGATTTCCTTTCATTGTCAGCTGGAAGTTATGTGATAAAAGGCACTAATGGCGCTAATATTACTGGTCATAACCTTGAAGCGCCCATAAGCTCACATAAACATCCAGCCCTGCAATTCTGGCCGCCCCAGAATGGTTATTCATCTGCACCTTTCCGTTACCATCCTGCAACAGCAACAGCTCAACAG ATGCAGGTTCTGCTGCCTCCATATCTTGGAGGTGCATCAATTTGTCCGTCAAGAGAAGCTACTATGGCCTTACCAAAACAAATGTCACAGCAGAATGAACTACAAAAACCCCATTTCGCTGGTCAGTACAAGTTTGGAGTCACTGCCTCACAAATGGGAGACTGGCTAAATGCAGGGCGACAAATGCCTATCTTTGGACTTTCTCAAGCGCAATTTGCAGCGCCTTCTTCCTCTGCGGAAGCACTTTCTTCCAAGTATGCTCCACCCTTATTGAATGAGCAGGAGCTTATGTCCACTTCTGCGTCACGAGCTACTTCAAGGATGAGAGGACAATATTACAGTTTCCCTTCTGGCATGGAAGGAAACGGACATGGACTCTACCCCAATAATGTGCCTTCATTGCAGCTTCTTTGCAATGATCGTCGTTGA